From a single Rhizobium lusitanum genomic region:
- the mgtE gene encoding magnesium transporter, which produces MTTTDEDERVRKTSAETDPDIYNEDGVVRSDFLTRVSDAIERRDLPFLQQNVVRLHESELGDLLESLPPHERLALVRLLGDDFDMTALTQVDEAIRMEIVDQMPNAQIAAGIGELDSDDAVYILEDLDQEDRDEILSQLPFTERVRLRRALDYPERSAGRRMQTEFVAVPPFWTVGQTIDYMRDEEGLPEAFTQIFVIDPTFKLLGSIDLDRILRAKRQAKVEGIMRETSHPVPAEMDQEEAAQLFEQYDLLSAAVVDENQRLVGVLTIDDVVDVINEEADEDIKRLGGVGDEELSDNVVSTVRSRFVWLAVNLITAILASSIIDVFDGAIEKMVALAVLMPIVASMGGNAGTQTMTVTVRALATGDIDIYNAFRVIRREASVGLINGILFAVIMGAVATFWFHDFQLGIVVGAAMIINLVAAALGGILLPLILHRFGADPAIASSAFVTTVTDCTGYFAFLGLATWWFSIHIH; this is translated from the coding sequence ATGACCACGACCGACGAAGACGAGCGCGTTCGCAAGACCTCCGCGGAGACCGATCCCGACATCTATAATGAGGACGGCGTCGTCCGCTCCGATTTCCTGACCAGGGTCAGTGACGCGATCGAGCGGCGCGATCTTCCATTCCTGCAGCAGAATGTCGTGAGGCTGCACGAATCCGAACTCGGCGACCTCCTGGAGTCGCTGCCTCCGCATGAACGTCTGGCACTGGTGCGATTGCTCGGCGACGACTTCGACATGACGGCGCTGACGCAGGTTGACGAAGCGATCCGTATGGAGATCGTCGACCAGATGCCGAACGCGCAGATCGCCGCCGGCATCGGCGAGCTCGATTCGGACGACGCCGTCTACATTCTTGAGGATCTCGACCAGGAAGACCGTGACGAGATCCTGTCGCAACTGCCGTTTACCGAGCGGGTCCGCCTGCGGCGGGCGCTTGATTATCCGGAGCGGTCAGCCGGCCGCCGCATGCAGACGGAGTTCGTCGCAGTGCCGCCATTCTGGACGGTCGGCCAGACGATCGACTACATGCGCGACGAAGAGGGGTTGCCGGAAGCCTTCACCCAGATCTTTGTCATCGATCCGACCTTCAAGCTGCTTGGCAGTATCGATCTCGACCGCATCCTCAGGGCCAAACGACAGGCAAAGGTCGAGGGCATCATGCGCGAGACCTCGCATCCTGTCCCAGCCGAGATGGACCAGGAAGAGGCGGCTCAGCTCTTCGAGCAATACGACTTGCTGTCGGCCGCCGTCGTCGATGAGAATCAGCGGCTTGTCGGCGTGCTGACCATCGACGACGTCGTCGACGTCATCAACGAAGAAGCCGACGAGGATATCAAGCGCCTCGGCGGCGTCGGCGACGAAGAATTGTCTGACAATGTCGTCTCGACCGTGCGCTCACGCTTCGTCTGGCTTGCGGTCAACCTGATTACGGCAATCCTCGCGTCCAGCATTATCGATGTCTTCGACGGCGCGATCGAGAAGATGGTGGCGCTTGCCGTGCTGATGCCGATCGTCGCTTCGATGGGCGGCAATGCCGGCACCCAGACGATGACCGTCACCGTGCGGGCGCTCGCCACCGGCGACATCGACATCTACAACGCCTTCCGCGTCATTCGCAGGGAGGCAAGCGTTGGTCTGATCAACGGCATCCTCTTCGCCGTCATCATGGGCGCCGTCGCCACGTTCTGGTTCCATGACTTTCAACTCGGCATCGTCGTCGGCGCGGCGATGATCATCAATCTGGTCGCTGCAGCCCTTGGCGGCATCCTTCTGCCGCTGATTTTGCATCGCTTCGGCGCCGACCCGGCCATCGCCTCGTCGGCCTTCGTCACCACGGTCACGGATTGCACGGGGTATTTCGCATTTCTGGGACTTGCGACGTGGTGGTTCTCCATCCACATCCACTAG
- a CDS encoding peptide deformylase produces MPVRPIIRFPDPLLKTACAPVTIFDDGLRSLAIDLLDTMRAAPGVGITAAHIGVLQRITVIELSREDGVHTYINPEITWFSEETIRHMEGSVSMPGFTDEVVRPKAIRFRYQDITGEAYEAAAEDFLAICIQHEIDQLDGLFWLQRLSKLKRDRLVKKWEKAKA; encoded by the coding sequence ATGCCAGTCCGTCCCATCATCCGCTTCCCGGACCCGTTGTTGAAAACCGCCTGCGCGCCGGTGACCATCTTCGACGACGGTTTGCGTAGTCTTGCCATCGATCTCCTGGACACCATGCGCGCAGCTCCCGGCGTCGGCATTACTGCCGCTCATATCGGTGTTCTCCAGCGCATCACGGTAATAGAACTCAGCCGCGAGGACGGCGTGCACACCTATATCAATCCGGAGATCACATGGTTTTCCGAGGAGACGATACGGCACATGGAAGGTAGCGTATCCATGCCCGGCTTCACCGACGAGGTCGTCAGGCCGAAAGCCATCCGTTTCCGCTATCAGGATATTACCGGCGAAGCCTATGAAGCTGCGGCCGAAGATTTCCTGGCGATTTGCATCCAGCATGAGATCGATCAGCTCGACGGCCTGTTCTGGCTGCAGCGCCTTTCAAAGTTGAAGCGCGATCGGCTGGTGAAGAAATGGGAAAAGGCCAAGGCCTGA
- the lipB gene encoding lipoyl(octanoyl) transferase LipB, with product MLRTDLEHQMFPLIDSPPVRWRIADCPVPYDEAVATMEAEVAAIADGQVPELVWLVEHPPLYTAGTSADAADLIEPDRFPVFATGRGGEYTYHGPGQRVAYVMLDLKRRRQDVRAFVAALEEVIIRTLDWMNVRGERREDRVGVWVRRPEKPPLPDGTMTEDKIAALGIRVRKWVTFHGLSLNVDPDLSHFSGIVPCGISSYGVTSLVDLGLPVMMTDVDVRLREAFEQVFGETANDV from the coding sequence ATGCTACGCACCGATCTCGAACACCAAATGTTTCCGCTGATTGATTCACCACCGGTGCGTTGGCGTATCGCCGACTGTCCCGTGCCCTATGACGAGGCTGTGGCCACTATGGAGGCGGAAGTCGCCGCCATTGCCGATGGTCAGGTGCCGGAGCTCGTCTGGCTGGTCGAGCACCCTCCTTTATATACGGCAGGCACAAGCGCCGACGCCGCCGATTTGATTGAGCCCGATCGGTTTCCGGTCTTCGCCACCGGTCGCGGCGGCGAATACACCTATCATGGCCCCGGCCAACGCGTAGCCTATGTCATGCTGGATCTGAAGCGCCGGCGTCAGGATGTCCGTGCCTTCGTGGCCGCTCTGGAAGAAGTCATCATCCGTACACTCGATTGGATGAATGTTCGCGGCGAACGCCGCGAGGATCGCGTCGGCGTCTGGGTGCGCCGTCCGGAAAAACCGCCGCTGCCGGATGGGACGATGACAGAGGACAAGATCGCGGCGCTTGGCATTCGCGTGCGCAAGTGGGTGACGTTTCACGGCCTGTCGCTGAACGTCGACCCCGACCTCAGCCATTTCTCCGGCATCGTTCCTTGCGGAATATCATCCTATGGCGTCACCAGCCTTGTCGATCTCGGTCTACCGGTGATGATGACAGATGTAGATGTGCGCCTGCGCGAGGCTTTCGAGCAAGTCTTCGGCGAAACAGCCAATGACGTCTAA
- a CDS encoding helix-turn-helix domain-containing protein translates to MLKTEQETTVFSDESDDTLGGRISMARDAAGISVESLAGQLGVNQETMLAWESDRSEPKPTALATMAGLFGVSPAWLMTGTGDGPREDSEERALEAVRSELSRLRSAYQDIGRLIETTTCQIERLDHQIRLRNVSKDVAH, encoded by the coding sequence ATGTTGAAGACGGAACAAGAAACGACCGTTTTTTCGGATGAAAGCGACGATACCCTGGGTGGACGCATCTCCATGGCCCGCGATGCCGCCGGCATCAGCGTCGAATCATTGGCAGGCCAGCTTGGGGTGAACCAGGAGACGATGCTTGCCTGGGAATCGGACCGTTCGGAACCGAAGCCGACTGCCTTGGCGACGATGGCCGGCCTGTTCGGCGTTTCGCCGGCGTGGCTGATGACAGGCACGGGAGACGGACCACGCGAGGATAGCGAAGAACGGGCACTGGAAGCGGTCAGGAGCGAATTGTCGCGACTACGGTCCGCCTACCAGGATATCGGCCGGTTGATCGAGACGACGACGTGCCAGATCGAGAGGCTCGACCATCAGATTCGCTTACGCAACGTCAGCAAGGACGTCGCGCATTAG
- a CDS encoding DMT family transporter: MSAIATAPAQQNPLQGMAIMAGAMIVLPVMDAIAKYMATFEAMSPGQVTFYRFFFQLVCTLPLLFFAFGWGALSAKRPWMNLLRGALHGAASLLFFAAVKYMPLADVFAIYFVEPFILTALSALFLGDKVGWRRWLAIVVGFGGAMIVIQPSFEIFGLKALLPVACAFLFALYLFMNRAVGDADSPLTMQTMAGIGGTIFMTGALWIGASAGATDFALSLPASWLGLVLLLILGAVSGYVHLLVVRAFRLAPLSLLAPFQYFEIISATVLGYALFGDFPNFSKWIGILIIVGSGLFIIWRERVQSRSAASA, translated from the coding sequence ATGTCCGCCATCGCCACCGCTCCCGCCCAACAAAATCCTCTGCAAGGCATGGCTATCATGGCCGGCGCCATGATCGTGTTGCCGGTGATGGATGCCATCGCCAAATATATGGCGACCTTCGAGGCGATGTCGCCGGGACAGGTGACTTTTTATCGTTTCTTCTTTCAGCTCGTCTGCACCCTGCCGCTGCTCTTCTTTGCGTTCGGCTGGGGAGCGCTTTCGGCCAAGCGGCCATGGATGAACCTGTTGCGCGGCGCATTGCACGGCGCGGCGAGCCTGCTGTTCTTTGCAGCGGTCAAGTACATGCCGCTTGCCGACGTCTTCGCCATCTATTTCGTCGAGCCCTTCATTCTCACCGCGCTCTCGGCACTGTTTCTCGGCGACAAGGTCGGCTGGCGGCGCTGGCTGGCGATCGTTGTCGGCTTCGGCGGTGCGATGATCGTCATTCAGCCGAGCTTCGAGATTTTTGGCCTGAAGGCGCTGCTGCCAGTCGCCTGCGCCTTTCTCTTCGCGCTCTACCTCTTCATGAACCGAGCCGTCGGCGACGCCGATTCACCTTTGACCATGCAGACCATGGCCGGCATCGGCGGCACGATCTTCATGACAGGCGCGCTGTGGATCGGAGCCTCGGCCGGCGCTACCGATTTCGCACTGTCCCTGCCCGCTTCCTGGCTCGGTCTCGTACTGCTGCTGATTCTCGGTGCGGTGTCCGGCTATGTCCATCTGCTGGTCGTCCGTGCTTTTCGGCTGGCGCCGCTATCGCTGCTGGCGCCCTTTCAATATTTCGAAATCATCTCCGCTACCGTTCTCGGTTATGCGCTGTTTGGTGATTTTCCCAATTTTTCCAAATGGATCGGCATCCTGATCATCGTTGGATCGGGCCTGTTCATCATCTGGCGCGAGCGGGTGCAGTCGCGATCCGCAGCGTCGGC